GTGACGGCTCTCGCCCGGCGCCAGCGGCGCGAGCTGCCGCACCGGGTCGCCGTCCAGCGATTCCACCTTCACCACGCGGGCGCCGCCCTCGGCCAGGAGCTGGGCGCACCACGGCGCCGCGATGAACTGGCCGAACTCCACCACCCGGATGCCGTGGAAGGGACGCATGCCGCGCCCGGGCGAGGTTAGCGCGCCACGACCCTGGGCACGACCTCCTTGCCCAGCCAGGCCAGCTGCTCGAGCATGACGTCGCGCGGCGTGCCCATGCTGTTGCTCAGGTGCACGTGCTGCAGCCCGGGGAATCGCTCCTCGAGCGAGCGCAGGTGCGCCACCAGCGCCTCGGGCGGGCCGGCGAACCAGGCGCCCACCTTCATGTAGTCCTCGACGGTGGGCACGCCCGCGGCCGCCCAGCCGCCGCGCCGGGTGGACGCCTCCAGCTGAGCGGGCGTGATCCCGGGCACGAACCCGAGCGGCCCGAACATCTTGACGTGCTCCTCGTACCACGGGGTGATCTCGCGGACGGCGCGCTCCCGCGAGTCGGCCAGGTGGTAGAAGATTCCGAGGCTGAGGTTCTCGCCGAGGGCCCAGTCCAGGCCGGCGCGCTCGGCGGCCTCGCGGTAGGCGTGGATCGAGCGCTCGGCCATGGTGGCCGCGCCGCCTCCGATGAGGCCCTTGATGCGGTGCTTGATCATGAAGTCGAGCCCGCGGGCGCCCGCGCTCACGATGGGCTGCCAGCACTCGACGGGCTGGCGGAGCGGGCGCGGGACCAGCGTGATCTCCTTCAGCTCGTACCCGCGGTAGGGGACGGCGGGCGGCAGCGTGTAGTGGCGGCCCCGATGCGCGAACGACTCCGAGTGGAACGCCTTCATGATGATCTCGACCTGCTCCTCGAAGAGCGCCCGGTTGGCGTCGGCATCGAGCATGGGCGCGCCGAACGTCTCCACCTCGCGCGTGTGGTAGCCGCGGCCGACGCCGAAGATCACTCGGCCGTCGGTCATGATGTCGGCCATGGCATAGTCCTCGGCCAGCCGGATGGGATGCCACATGGGCAGGATGTTGA
The sequence above is drawn from the Candidatus Methylomirabilota bacterium genome and encodes:
- a CDS encoding CoA transferase, which gives rise to MRPFHGIRVVEFGQFIAAPWCAQLLAEGGARVVKVESLDGDPVRQLAPLAPGESRH
- a CDS encoding LLM class flavin-dependent oxidoreductase encodes the protein MITKFSVLYVGQIELDNIGKNGTPADERRYPNERFAEVYFTARDIARTMDDLGFYCLWTAEHHFQREGYEVVPNLILFSTWLATQTRRLKFGCAFNILPMWHPIRLAEDYAMADIMTDGRVIFGVGRGYHTREVETFGAPMLDADANRALFEEQVEIIMKAFHSESFAHRGRHYTLPPAVPYRGYELKEITLVPRPLRQPVECWQPIVSAGARGLDFMIKHRIKGLIGGGAATMAERSIHAYREAAERAGLDWALGENLSLGIFYHLADSRERAVREITPWYEEHVKMFGPLGFVPGITPAQLEASTRRGGWAAAGVPTVEDYMKVGAWFAGPPEALVAHLRSLEERFPGLQHVHLSNSMGTPRDVMLEQLAWLGKEVVPRVVAR